In the genome of Sulfoacidibacillus ferrooxidans, one region contains:
- a CDS encoding ImmA/IrrE family metallo-endopeptidase — protein sequence MFDYEESTPQKALTKPARALGEKLAKQYCTTPPVDVEKIIIEVFGLHLVKLELPVNVSGNADLDSQEIYINTKKHPVHQRFTMAHELGHLALNHKVRKWTEYADVNESSPDKPLEEEANAFASGLLMPGYLLKEKIKTMKPKEMAQLFQVSEEALWYSLRTNRII from the coding sequence GTGTTCGACTACGAAGAGAGTACACCACAAAAAGCTCTGACAAAGCCTGCTAGAGCCTTGGGAGAAAAACTTGCGAAGCAGTATTGCACAACCCCCCCAGTGGATGTAGAAAAAATCATCATTGAAGTGTTTGGGCTTCACCTCGTGAAATTAGAACTACCAGTAAACGTATCGGGTAACGCAGATTTAGACAGTCAAGAGATTTATATAAACACAAAAAAGCACCCTGTACACCAAAGGTTCACTATGGCACATGAACTTGGGCATCTGGCACTTAATCATAAAGTTCGAAAGTGGACGGAGTATGCGGATGTGAATGAAAGCTCTCCAGACAAGCCTTTGGAGGAGGAAGCGAACGCATTTGCTTCTGGATTGTTAATGCCCGGCTATCTTTTGAAGGAAAAAATCAAAACAATGAAACCAAAGGAAATGGCTCAGTTGTTCCAAGTCAGCGAGGAAGCGCTATGGTATTCGCTGCGCACCAATCGGATTATTTAA